TCACTTGCGCAGCTTTTTGATCAAGGCctttttgtattcatatttatgaCAAAAGCCCAAAGTGCCCAAGAGTCTAAACAACATACGAACAAGGACTGTAGTTAACATGCATACAAAATTTTTGATCCCTAcacctttttttccaaactctTCTCCGCAGCGCTCTCGAGAAGAAGCAAGAAAATGGCGAGACCATCGAGCTGTCGGCGGAGGGCCGGCCCGAGCTggtggaggaaaaggaaatgccGGTGGTCGACTGCACGTGCTTCGGCCTGCCCAGGCGCTACATCATCGCCATCCTCTCTGGCATTGGCTTCTGCATCTCCTTTGGAATCCGATGTAACTTGGGCGTGGCCATCGTCAGCATGGTCAACAGCCACAAAATCTTGAGAGACAACAAGGAGGTCATAGTGGTGAGTAGCGATCGCCTGgggctgaattatttttttttaaattctacagGATGTAGGGATATTTTAGACAAATATGCTTCCAACACTGTTTCGGAGCGGGATCCTTGAAGACATTTTGCTCCAAGTTCGCAGTGTTAAAACTTTATTATGTTACAAATCTTTATATTCAATTCACAATATTCTCTATTGGTTGCACTTtatgtgcattttgttttatatgtacTTGTCTTCCTGGCTGTCCAAACAGCAACCTCAATTTGACTGGGATCCGGAAACGGTGGGAATGATCCACGGCTCATTCTTCTGGGGATACATAGTGACTCAAATTCCAGGAGGGTTCATTTGTCAAAAGTTTGCTGCAAACAGGTCGGTTATTTCACTACTTATTGAATGCAAAGGGATCATTACACATTCTTCTGTACACACTGAATGTCTCCTCCTATCtctatttttccccctcttccagAGTGTTTGGCTTCGCCATAGTGGCCACATCTTGCCTGAACATGCTTATCCCCGCAGCCGCCCGGATGCACTTTGGCTGCGTTATCCTTGTCAGGGTGTTTCAAGGACTTGTGGAGGTGCTTCAGTTCTGTCTATAGCTTTACTTGTGAACACAATAAATGAGCAAGGTgaacaaatttacattttattcagaAGATTCACCATAGTGTAATTTCTTCCCTATTCTACAGGGGGTTTCATATCCTGCCTGTCATGGTATTTGGGCAAAATGGGCCCCTCCTCTGGAAAGAAGTCGTCTTGCGACAACAGCCTTCTGTGGTGAGTCTCTTAACTctctttgattgattgatgtttgatgtttaacTGCTTATTTATTTTACCCACAATATTTCTATGTTTCCCAGGCTCTTATGCTGGTGCTGTGATTGCCATGCCGTTAGCCGGGATCCTCGTCCAGTACTCGGGATGGTCATCGGTCTTCTACGTTTACGGTAACTGACCCTCGACCCTGATGCTGCCAATAAACGACATCCAGCTTTTTCGATGATCTCGcttttcaaactgaaattagtttttgttttgggtAGTTAGTATCTTTAGTAGCAAGTTTAAAAAGAATGGGCCAGAATCAGAATCATCAAGTACTGCAATACATTGTGCCAGTTGCCATTGTGAACATGACAACAGTCCTACAGTAATCAGTTGTTGTTTGTGACAACTATAAATATAATAGCCTATATAATGTATCAGCATACATGGTTATTGTGTGTAAAACCTAGACCCATCCCATCACCGGTTATGCatgaatttaacatttaatggTCTGTTCAGATGCTTCGTCTTTGCGATCTTTCTTCCAGGTCTGACACTTACGTGATTGTTTTTCCCTCCCCTGCCCTTTGCCTGCTTGTCTTCTTTCCACTGCTCCAGGAACTTTTGGGGTCATGTGGTATTGCTTCTGGACCCTGGTGTCTTATGAAAGTCCCGCAGCCCATCCCACCatcactgaggaggagaggacataTATTGAGGAAAGCATTGGCCAGACGGCCCAACATGCAGTGACGGTCAGTACACCAAGTAGATTTCCTCTGATAGTGCTGATGTGATGTCATTGCCTTCCCAAGGCTATAgatctttttaaattaaatcattgATAAAGTATCgctataataacaacaacaacaacaacaacatcacactTATTCATGTGTTGCAGAAATTCAACACCCCGTGGAGGGCTTTCTTCACATCCATGCCAGTGTACGCCATCATTGTGGCAAATTTTTGCAGAAGCTGGACTTTCTACTTGCTTCTCATCAGCCAGCCCGCATACTTCGAGGAGGTGTTTGGGTTCGAGATTAGCAAGGTAACTGAAAACCAGATGCGGGCAGTGTGCTGAGGGTGTTGTAGTGTACCCGGAACAAAAGtttgtatatacatataacaTTTCATGATACTGCACAGTCACTGCTTTCAATGCTCACTGCAGCAAAAATCACTAAAGGTCAATAATCGGTTGCATtgaaagttttttctctctctctctctctctctcatcaagGTGGGCATAGTTTCTGCTCTGCCCCATCTGGTCATGACCATCATTGTGCCCATTGGTGGCCAGCTTGCCGACTATTTACGCTCAAACCACATCATGACCACCACTAACGTCAGGAAACTAATGAACTGTGGAGGTAAGACAGGACCAAAATGAAGGGAAGTCAAAATACATATGGATGTAGCTGACCTGCTGTTTTACTTTACAAAGGCCAAACCTGTCATCAAACTCGAAATTGCCGAGCAAGTCTGACATGAAATAGCATTTTGCTGTCTGGATGTGTAATTTTAACTTAagtatttcctcctcctctgtgcagagaaaacatttactgtataagACGAATGATGACTCACTGTAAAGCAACAGTTATGTGCCTTTCGGGTATTTTTGAACTCCAACAGGGAAGTGAAATGTAGAAGAATACGTGCACATATCCCTTTGTTGGTCAGTGTCAGTACCGATGCTATTTTCGGAGACTGCTCAGCGAACAGCAGATTgtgaacagagagaaagacacaaataaaattgattcaAGTTGACTTAAAAAAAGCATCTTGCTTTGAGGCCTGGTTCTTTGTTGATTTCTGTGATATCTTCACTTGCCTCCATCAGGGTTCGGGATGGAGGCAactctgctgctggtggtgggcTTCTCTCACACAAAAGTCTTTGCCATTACCTTCCTGGTCCTGGCTGTGGGTTTCTCTGGCTTTGCCATTTCAGGTGAAAGCATAACTAATGTCTATTCATTCTTTAAGCCCTCGTACAAACCCACTagctataaatatttatatattttggtgGGTCTAGtgctatttttttaatctaacaTTCTGATAATATTTATCCTTCCTTATAAGGTTTCAACGTCAACCACCTGGACATCGCGCCACGCTATGCCAGTATCCTCATGGGTATCTCCAACGGTGTGGGCACTTTGTCTGGTATGGTTTGCCCACTTATAGTTGGTGCCATGACAAAACACAAGGTGAGAACTGATACCACTAAGTCatgcaaatatgtatttgtgtggacAGTCTGAATCAACTGTAATCAAGTTGTAgaaagtatcatagtttgtaTGATATCGTAGACacaatacactgtaaaacactTCATCTCAACACttggtgttggtggtggaaAATAGTTCATCCAAGCTATCTAGATACAAAACCACATATTACTTCCtcttttaggtttttttttactttagcaTTGCTTACGAGGAGAAATCTATCACTTAAGAGGAACAATTTCATTTTGCACCCAGGAAAGTTCAACAGACCCAAAGTATCCAgtgtttaaatacatttataaaactCTGCACATGTTCAAACTCTTTGACTGGGCTGATTCAATGCATGAATATATGCATAAATTTAGAACCACTTTATTTCAAAGTcataatagaaaagaaaacacatgtatAATCATTTGTccgctttttcttcttctcgctcTCCTTTGATAGACACGGGAGGAGTGGCAGGGTGTGTTTCTTATTGCCTCAATTGTACATTACGGAGGTGTTATATTCTATGGTGGGTATATTTTCCACTCATTCTTCTTCAGAGCATTAGGATGTTTCATTATGCAACAACCTGTGTGTTGTTCTTACTGCAATCAAACCTAAAAATCAGTTAAATGCATTTTGTAAATCTGTTGTCAGCTCTGTTACAATTTTGAATAACGTGACCAACAATCttattttgtctgtctctgctgcaggaCTTTTTGCATCCGGAGAGAAGCAAGCTTGGGCCGAGCCAGAGGAGCTGAGCGACGAGAAATGTGGCATCCTGGATGAGGATGAGCTCGCAAACGAGACAGAGGAGCTATATCGCACAAGTGGCGGGGCAGGCTACGGAGCCATGAACCAGGGGGCAGATCCCAATGGAGGCGGCggcatgggaggaggaggaggaggctgggtGTCAGACTGGGACAAAACTGAGGAGTATGTACAACCAGCCGGAACCAATAATTACCTTtatggaggagagggggaccGATAATTAACGTAAAACCAGCAGGTCCCCTGCACAAAGCCTTTAGTGAGGCAGAAACAGTACATCAACTGTGTGAAGTTTCACCTGATGGCATGGAGAACATTATAGGTGTGGATTTGAAATGGAAGGCGGGAAGGGACAATTTTCAGCAAGTCTGAAGTTTATTAATATAACTGAACTGAATTTAAAGAGACTGCACAGTGGACGTGACGACATTAGTAgatataaaatgtatgtttgtgtgtgattgcaATTGTGTACCCTGTGTGACAGACAATCTAAGTAAGATTGTTTTAGGACCTGTCAGCCTCCCGACAACATCTGTTGGAGAAGGGCTGTGTTGTAGGCCTGGTGTGGCTCTAATTGATGTTTATTCATTGTAATAATTATGTCAAATTTATATATTAATTGACAGGATTCCATTTATATTTGAGTCATTCCAGATTACAAATCTTTATGCGCACATTGGTAACAAGCGCATTACTCTTGTTGGGTGAAATTCAAGGTTGCAGACTTTCTGCAGCTCTTACTAGTGTCTGTAATGTACCTCCACTGAATTTCAAGTTTTGTCTTTGATGTGCACACTTTTAAGAAAAAGCATTTGACTTGTGCCTATACAACAAGATATTTTGCTGTGTAGTATTGGTTTACCTATCCACTGAGAATGGAATTGAACACCTGctaatatttctgtttttctgttaagtCTAAATAGCCCATTCTGACTATTTATAGATGCAGGTTTTTGATGTCCTTGTTAAAAACTGTGATGTACTAGGCCTCTAACCTGTCTGCCTGCTCACAAACTGGGGAATAAAATGTCTCATATAGGACTACGGGGAATGACATTATCCAGGGTAATAACGATCCTATATTAAGTTACTTTCTTAGTTTGGAGccacttttatttcttttcagttGTCATCAAGacagttttgtaaatgttttacatGTAGTATATTCTGCATTAACGTTCTATTATGTTACTCTTGTGTGCAGGTAATTCATGCTCTAAGTGCTAACATATTCTCTTTCAGGTAAGGCACTGGGGTCATGGTATTAATGACCGACAAGCTCAACACATGCCAGTCTCGAGTTGCACCTACTGCTTGCAAGTCTCAGTCAGTCTTCTTAGAAAGGTGAAATTTCCGCTTTGCTTTATTCTATGTTGCAGCAAGCTGAGGACATGTTAAATGATCAGTAAACATAAGCCAATTTAACATAAATGGCTGATATTGTCCAACAACATTTCACTGTACACAAgcaatttcttattttttttcttagcagatgttgttgtgtatttagGTAGCTCCACAGTTAAGGTTGAATCACCCCCGTGTTAGATCATGGGATGGTACCACTTTTGCTGTTAATGTTTCATTGATTGGAGTTCACTGGTTGAAGATTAAATGttagggttttttatttttcatttacctattgtttaatgttttgttctggattgtaaaataaaactgtaaatctAAAAATCATGTACATGTGCAACATTGTGTAATAAAACCTAGAGGTGATAATTCCTGTACACTAAccataaatattatttatgatttatgctAATGTATTAATCccatttttatgtttcattattACAGAGATAACAGAGtgttacatttttcaaacagtttttttccctaatTTATCATGATTCAAGCACCAACAATGTTGGGCTTCAATCCTTTGTATGTAGTGGTTTCATGTTACCCCTAATGTGGCACTCCTCTTCAGACAATGTCGATCCCTGAGCAAAAGTATAAGagcatgaaaatgaagaagaaaaatggattTTGATGGCACCAGAACAAGGGGCTCACCACTTTTCCGCAGCCAGTAAGATGCACAGAGGCCCTGGGATTCACCGTCACCGGCCTGCTCTTGTGTCTGAAATCAATGGGATTATCCTGCATCCATCTGTCagcgagagaaggagggagaaagataTTCATCACTGACATCTAATAATACTGCAGTAAAAGGTTCCTTGCAATTTGTTTTTGCCAGCATCATGTTACAAGATGATCACACACAAAGGGCAAGTAAAGGGACAGAAGAGAACAGGACGAATTAGTGGAAAGGAGACCAGTAGAGGGATTAGAGCAAACTGTGGATTCGATGGCCCAACATAAGCTTTCTATAACAAATCCAATATGTGGCTGTCTGTATCAACTATTGCTGTAATGAGGTTCCTTATATGGCCACAGACGCATAAAAACACTTCATAaataacactgaaaaaaatagatatacTTTTCATCATAAATTTTTTATAGGTGTATTATACACTTTGCAACCTTGCATTTGTACCAATATATGCTGCCACCTTATAGCCTAAAACCTAACAAacctgtttcttctgttttctcacTGTTCAGGAAATACACAATTGTGTTACTGGTCCATGGTCCACTAAAACCAAATGCCTTTATTGTATATTTCAGGCCAATACAATGAACTACTCTCTTATTCTGCTCTGTTAGGATTAGATTGCCAAGAATTTGATACCATTTCAAATAATATCAAAAATTGGTAGGAATATTAGACTACGTCAGTTGTCTTAATATCTATCAGTTGAAATAATGGCATGTATTATTGCCTACTGATTTTCTAGTCCCATGTTGTTATTTGTACGAAAATCAGTATCATACTTTATCAAGTTTTCAATGGCTTTAGAAGGCTAACCGGCACTTTCTTGAAAACCTTTCTCTGGttaaagtgaaatgttttattccGAAGAATACATCTCACCAATTTTGTTGATTAGTTTCCCAGTGTGGCAGAGAAAGCATTCCTCCTATTTCCCAATGTACTGGCCTGTCAAGCAATTGTAAAGGTTGCTGATTGGCTCATTAAAGAGGGaaaagtttgttgttttggggtCGCCGTCTTTATATCTCCTTGCCCAGTAATATTACTGTGCTTAAGATGAGGTTTAAAAACATGGTTACTTCAGGGTGGATGAAGGTCGTGTTCCTGAAAAGGTTGTTAAACATGCCCACTGTCGTGCTCTGCTCCCCGTGTGAACCTCCTGCTTAgactttctcttttattttgaaagtacTCAATTGTGATTTCACTTCCCGTCTTTGCGGTTTCCCTCCAGTCTTGTTTGTCAATTAGTCCTAAGTGTAGTTGTTATGTTCAGTGGTGTGCATCAGGTTTTTGTTCACACTGTTTGTGCCTTGTTGGACTGCTCTCACTGGACCTTTTGGACAAATCTTCTCCAGGTTTTGGATTTTCTGCCTGATCCCTGTTGGATTGATTGTATGTTTATTTTGACTGCTCTTCCGGTGTCCGACTGTTTCCTGTCACAACCCTCCGTAAGTCTGGTCCCTTTATTGTTTAGCTCATCAGTGAATTATTATCTCGGCCTATGCTTTCTTTTGGTTCCTGCCCTCATGTCTCTTTGCACCGGGTCACTGCAGCTGCAAATAACCTATTAGAATTGAATCCTTCAGTACCAAGCTCACTCTGAACCACAGGACACTCCCTCGCTCATTCAAAGATTACTCGTCCTCAAAGAGGAAACTACACGTACAAATGTTATTtccataatatatatatattttgtccatTGCAGGTATAAACGGTATACAATAGGTATATACATATAGTGGCCAGTGATTGTATACTGTACAACTGTCACTGAACTGCCATGCCTTTTTCTAATAGAAAATGGCCTTTTATTaagttaatgtgtttttaaagagtTCAGAACTACAACATTATGCCACATTATATGTATTAATGGCTAAGAGCGAATTGCcttaaaatttgaaaatgacaagaGTCAAATTATATAGGTTTATCTTGAACCCAACAATATTGTTCAATGTTTTCTGTATAGGTCTGCCTGGTATTGTACCTAAAgacttcctctgtctctgattgCTGACTTGACTTTATTCTAttcccaaaaaacatttgtccacctattcaccttttaaaaaaaacaacaactttaattggcatttgttgaattttattgattttgcagattgttgtttaaaaactacaaactacattcacatttaaatgcaaaatagaATATTGCCGTATACAAATGTTCAATTTGCGGAAATGACACAAGATACTTGTAAAGCAAATAGTTTTTGACATATATTAAAGATCATGAGGTTATCCATCTCTCTACAAATGAAACTATATGACAAGGGAAAATAAGCAAAATGCATTTAGCTGGAGAATAATTTTCTCACCTTTTCCCATCACTGAACACTGACATTAAATATACTGACTATTTAGTTTCAGTGAGCTGAATCATGGGAGCAAGGTTCAGTATGCAATATGAGAATAAATGTTACGAAAATGAGCTGCCAAGATCTAAGCTGAACAATTACTCAAACAGATCAATACCACTTGATTGTCTTACACCTTAACCTAATGCAAGGTTTTACTGACTTTGCAcattcaatacattttgttttcgaATGTTGGtgtcacaaaatgtttcattttctcttctggtTACGTGTGACGACATTATAAAGAATattctgtttaaaatgaaattattatcattattatattattattatattattattataatcattattaaaaaatggcAGCAATTGTCCGTTGCTGCACCATACAACATACAGAATATTCTTTATTGGGTTGTTGCTATTTCTGCTCTTGCATTAACTGACGTTTGGTAAGTAGGTTGGTAATTTCAGAACGTCTATTCAGGTTTCTGACCTAAAGAAGTGTGCTTTCCCTTACAGGCTAATATAGATTTGCCActagatatatattttcaatcatCCAGAGTCAAGTTACCTAACTTTCCCACACGGACCTAACTGCATATTTCAATTTTGTCTAATCATAGAATTTGATCCTCAGGACTGAGTCCAAGATATCACCTAACTTTGatggtttgaaatgtttttcttaagCATAAAGGCTACTGAGACCCTCTTACTCTCATTTACATGGCTCACACTTTTGCTTCTCGTCCTTCCCCTGACCTTCTGTCACTATCTCatattatttgtctttgtcctctcCCCCATATTGCTTCGtatcatctctctcctccacctgtgCCCTAAATTCCCAAAGTGTGGTATACCCCCTCTTTCATTCCTGCTCCCCCTTCAGTGGTTCATatcattcctcctcctgctgccccctCCATTCCCAGGGTGTAGTATGTCCCGtccttcatttcctctttcttcagcTGTTGATAATcaccctccttcttctctctgcctgaTGTTACTGGGAAAAGGGTGTCGTACTCTGCTTCTCCACGGGCACCATGCGCCTTCTGCAGCGTCTCATATTTGTTCTCATCTCGTGACCTCAACGCCACTTCCTCGTAAACTGGGcctaaaagaaaaaggagtgaTATGGGTTCCAGTGTGTCTATAAGCAGTGGCCTGCACACAAAGGTGGAAAACAAGAAGTTGTCCCTCACCTGTGGTATTACTCTTCTTCTTATGATATTTATACCAAACTGCTAAACCTGTCACCAGCACGATGGTGAGAATGACCAGGagtatgatgatgaaaatggtTAATTCGTCAGAACCGCTGAGCTGATCTGAAAATGAGATGGATCATAAAAATATCATCGTTCATATTGGTTGGAGTTTCAATTAGCAGCATTTGTCAGTTTAAAAAGGCAAGATGACACTGACGGCGCCATCAGGGTTATCAGCTCTCACAGGCTGCGTAGTTCACACCTTGACAAGTTAACCATGTGTGTAACGAATATGTCAAGGAACGGAAGCAGCAACTCACAAGCATAAGAGTTGCTAAGAAAAGATCTCCCGTTGGTCCACACAGCTCTACATGCGTAAGAGCCACTTGCTTTTGGTGTGAAGTAGTTTGAGTTGAAACCCATAGATGCCCATAGCTGATCATCATTCCTGTGGTACCAATGATAGGAGGAATCTCTGCCACAAAGTGGACAAGAACACGACAAGCCATAGATTTCAGAGATAATCGCCCTGATAGGATGCACTGAAAAAGgacaaatgaggaaaaagactTTAAAAGATGTCCACAGGAGAAAATATACTTGAATAAAGTATAGAGGGACACATTGATTCTCTACAACAGCAGCCATTGCTGTCAAAGGTAACCAAAGGTTGTTGGCTGGGTTTACGTACCTTGGACAAACACTTCTTGAGTGTCGGAGACTTCATGATAGGGGGGCCCGGCGGCCTGGGCcttgtgtgtgtaggtgacATCACATTTATATTGCCCCTCTGTTAATTCGGTCACGTTGGTGATTGTGTGGGTAGAGCTGACGGCACCAATAATCACTGCATTGTCTTTGTAGAAAACGGTGTTGCTGATTTGATCCGTGCCCCAGACGAGGCATCTCAGAGTCAGAGGCTCCCCAACTACAGGAGGCAGGGGATACATTTCCAGCGATACTTCCTTATCTGAAACAAGATGATGCATCAAGATGATCATTAAAAGtggttttaaaactttaaatgtaATGACCCCCAAACTATGCTGAATTTTCATCAGTGAATTTGGTGATGctcataaattaaatattaatttatcaagttagttattaaattaacattaatgatggtgtttaaaaactattattaaGAAAGTTATAAAATGATGTATAAATTACTATgatatcaaaacacaaaaaaaatacaaattgaaagCTTTAAATCATACTTGAAACTCTGTAAACATTACACTATAACAGAggattaaatgaatcaaaaaccTACCCGAGGCTCTGATTATGATTTGGTTACTTCTCATTTTCTTAGTACTATCGTAACACCAGAAAATCGTCTCGGGGGCATTTATTCTCGTGGTTTGAAAGACCACACTCGTAGTGATCTTCAAGTGGAACTTAATCTTCTTCATCTGATTTAATGCTCTCCTGTAGACGCCGCATTTCCATCCCTGCAGACCATCCTCATTGTCGAGCTGCAGCATGACTGAATGTCCGGTCTTCATCACTGGGTGGCCAGTCTTGATGGTGAGTGAGGCAATGGGAGCATATTCTGAATGGTAAAGTAAATTATAGTATTATATGTATGGTGCATCTTCTTTTACAATTCTCGGAGTCTGAACTTATGTGTTACATCTACCTTGGACGTTGATGAACAAATTGTCGCTCCTTTGCCCGTTGTTCTCACAATGGTAAAAGCCTGAGTGCTTGGGTGAAGCAACTGCAATCTTCCATGTTTCACTAGTCGGCGATTGTTTAACAACTGTGTTGTTTAAGTACCATTGCACTCTGCTACTGCTTGCAATGTTGTCACAGCTCAAATAAAATAAGTCCCCAGGGAAAAACTCTTCGAGTTTGGGCCACATAGAAACTAAGGAgtcagagagacaaagggaaatATGACAAAGTCCTACAGCAAAATATTTCTGTTCTTCTACAAGGACATATAAACGACTGTTGTTTGTGGCTATTGTCCTCTGtctatttacatttcacatctCTGAGAAATATAGATGTGTGAAATATCAAGGAAGAGAgggcatatatatatgtatatagatatatatatagagagagagatatatagatagatagagagatgaTAGCATTTCTAATCTTGAACACTAATTACCTGTTAGCTTTTCCTGACATCTTGCCAGGAGCATGAACTctgaaacaaaattaaatgaatgttaaaataaatatactcTTTTATCACTTTACCCCTCAAATCGCATCAACATCTCTCAATTAGAGTAGGGCATGTAAATAATTTAGtgaaataattgaataataattaaataataatttaatttcgctttgtttatattttagttAATGGCAATGTCAATGTTACCTGTTAATGTTCTACATGAAATGTTTAATGTATATCCAATGTCTTAACAATATGTTTTAACTAAATGGAATTCATTTATTGATGACTTAAAATTGAAAGAAATATGAATCatacatttctgaaaaaatgtgtggatttattttgttcacagGGTTGTGGTATAATTTCATATCTGCCTGTTCGTATATCTGTGCGTCTGTTTGGTATTCACgcatatgaatttaaaaaagtgtgaTTGTAAAAGTGCTCAACAGTGAGGGTTACATGCTTTGCTAAAGAGCAGCTTAGtggttttaatacattttataaaatgcaaatcatgacagaaaataaaagtaaatgtgaCTAACCCAGATGTTGTATCAATATTGAAAATGGCACCTCATTGAACAgtatattaaatgtatttcctCTATCTCAGCTGCACTGTACACAAACAACTATCTTTCCCACTAAAGTGTGAAAtatgttattatattaaattaattcaaaatacCTCAGCATTAAAACCACAATCAAATCTAAGTTAATTCTAACAACTGAATTTCAGCACTGAATAACTGCAATAATACGGCAATAATACGAACAAAATTAAAACCTTGCATTCCCAAACCTGTAACATCACTGTAACACCAGTTCTGCGCTATGTTTCAAatagatatagagatagatatAGATGTATAGATTATTACCTGCCAGGAGCAGCAGATGTTTTCCTCCAATCATTACCCTGTCAGAATAAAACGTACAAGAGGACCAACACTATGACTATGGCTGTGAGAAGTGACCAGACCCTTCTATGACTATGGCTGTGAGAAGTGACCAGACCCTTCTATGACTATGGCTGTGAGAAGTGACCAGACCCTTCTATGACTATGGCTGTGAGAAGTGACCAGACACTTACAGGATGTTAAATCTTTTTGAggaagctttcttttttttttttttacattctaaGTATTTATGGACACTGACCATTTCACATCGAGATAGAACAAGATAAGAGCAAAAAGGGAACCTCGCCCAAGGAAATAATAA
This Scophthalmus maximus strain ysfricsl-2021 chromosome 16, ASM2237912v1, whole genome shotgun sequence DNA region includes the following protein-coding sequences:
- the LOC118287373 gene encoding vesicular glutamate transporter 1 is translated as MEIRPDRFKAVAAKTLGKIYGALEKKQENGETIELSAEGRPELVEEKEMPVVDCTCFGLPRRYIIAILSGIGFCISFGIRCNLGVAIVSMVNSHKILRDNKEVIVQPQFDWDPETVGMIHGSFFWGYIVTQIPGGFICQKFAANRVFGFAIVATSCLNMLIPAAARMHFGCVILVRVFQGLVEGVSYPACHGIWAKWAPPLERSRLATTAFCGSYAGAVIAMPLAGILVQYSGWSSVFYVYGTFGVMWYCFWTLVSYESPAAHPTITEEERTYIEESIGQTAQHAVTKFNTPWRAFFTSMPVYAIIVANFCRSWTFYLLLISQPAYFEEVFGFEISKVGIVSALPHLVMTIIVPIGGQLADYLRSNHIMTTTNVRKLMNCGGFGMEATLLLVVGFSHTKVFAITFLVLAVGFSGFAISGFNVNHLDIAPRYASILMGISNGVGTLSGMVCPLIVGAMTKHKTREEWQGVFLIASIVHYGGVIFYGLFASGEKQAWAEPEELSDEKCGILDEDELANETEELYRTSGGAGYGAMNQGADPNGGGGMGGGGGGWVSDWDKTEEYVQPAGTNNYLYGGEGDR
- the LOC118287815 gene encoding uncharacterized protein LOC118287815, producing MIGGKHLLLLAEFMLLARCQEKLTVSMWPKLEEFFPGDLFYLSCDNIASSSRVQWYLNNTVVKQSPTSETWKIAVASPKHSGFYHCENNGQRSDNLFINVQEYAPIASLTIKTGHPVMKTGHSVMLQLDNEDGLQGWKCGVYRRALNQMKKIKFHLKITTSVVFQTTRINAPETIFWCYDSTKKMRSNQIIIRASDKEVSLEMYPLPPVVGEPLTLRCLVWGTDQISNTVFYKDNAVIIGAVSSTHTITNVTELTEGQYKCDVTYTHKAQAAGPPYHEVSDTQEVFVQVHPIRAIISEIYGLSCSCPLCGRDSSYHWYHRNDDQLWASMGFNSNYFTPKASGSYACRAVWTNGRSFLSNSYAYQLSGSDELTIFIIILLVILTIVLVTGLAVWYKYHKKKSNTTGPVYEEVALRSRDENKYETLQKAHGARGEAEYDTLFPVTSGREKKEGDYQQLKKEEMKDGTYYTLGMEGAAGGGMI